From Penicillium digitatum chromosome 5, complete sequence, one genomic window encodes:
- a CDS encoding Aminoglycoside phosphotransferase: MKFTAAFGVAALFMGPSAAAWKLPHANKADAATPIGSPPSGFPEGFPSGTPTRTPSRFASGTPSVTPSGILSETPTEFQTGWPTGFSFSRRAPGHGPGPKGPGHEGHKGHGQGPKFTRFPISSPTSVPPGFPESTGAPLGFPAGFSGSQASSASFAVFPIATTTVATVSEQGDFARRHSRQMLF; this comes from the exons ATGAAGTTCACTGCCGCCTTTGGTGTTGCTGCCCTATTCATGGGCCCGTCTGCTGCGGCCTGGAAGCTGCCT CACGCTAACAAGGCTGACGCTGCCACTCCTATCGGTTCTCCTCCCAGTGGCTTCCCTGAAGGTTTCCCATCCGGAACCCCAACTAGGACCCCATCTAGATTCGCATCTGGAACCCCATCTGTCACTCCATCCGGAATTCTATCTGAAACTCCAACTGAGTTCCAAACTGGATGGCCTACTGGATTCTCCTTTAGCCGCCGAGCACCTGGTCACGGTCCTGGTCCCAAGGGACCCGGACACGAAGGGCACAAAGGACACGGTCAGGGACCTAAGTTCACCCGCTTCCCCATAAGCTCTCCTACCAGTGTGCCTCCTGGATTCCCTGAATCCACCGGTGCTCCCCTTGGGTTCCCCGCTGGCTTCTCTGGTAGCCAGGCCTCTAGCGCTTCCTTCGCCGTTTTCCCTATCGCGACCACGACTGTTGCTACTGTTAGTGAGCAGGGAGACTTTGCACGTCGTCACTCTCGTCAGATGCTGTTTTAG
- a CDS encoding Peroxisomal membrane anchor protein (Pex14), putative, whose amino-acid sequence MAPREELITSAITFLQDPSVASSPIEKRVLFLQSKNLTQEEVDIALSRVGEDSSAAGAATVSASPTPSYSSQPVTYQQRQLPQAHGYTSYNQWQPPPEPPKRDWRDWFIMATVVGGVGYGLYTVTKRYIAPLIAPPTPPQLEQDKENIDEQFSRAFTLIEQLSTDTAALKTAEEARTERLDKALKDVENLVVDLKSSSRRRDDETRRISDEVKSLKDAIPKALEGAREGNENRLKELGTELKSLKTLLSNRLGGGGATPIAGRTVGSTSIPSTPRPAPEETPATSPLPAATNTSAATVAPPEQEPTPTAIPASTSQSPNPLSQLGRSASIPAWQMAAANRSKANSQSSTPVTPAENTASPSLEQSAPSS is encoded by the exons ATGGCTCCACGAGAGGAGCTTATTACTTCAGCT ATTACCT TCCTCCAGGACCCATCGGTTGCTTCTTCACCCATTGAGAAGAGGGTCTTATTCCTTCAATCCAAGAACTTGACTCAAGAGGAAGTGGATATTGCCTTATCGCGAGTGGGCGAAGACTCGTCTGCCGCGGGCGCAGCTACAGTTTCAGCATCCCCGACACCTAGCTATTCTTCACAGCCAGTTACTTACCAGCAACGACAGCTGCCTCAAGCACATGGCTATACTTCATATAATCAATGGCAGCCACCTCCCGA GCCACCCAAAAGAGATTGGCGGGACTGGTTTATTATGGCGACAGTGGTGGGTGGAGTTGGCTATGGGTTGTATACCGTCACAAAG CGTTATATCGCACCTTTGATTGCGCCACCGACCCCTCCCCAGTTGGAGCAAGATAAAGAAAACATCGATGAGCAGTTCTCGCGTGCATTTACTCTGATCGAGCAACTATCGACCGACACCGCTGCATTGAAGACCGCCGAGGAAGCACGTACCGAGCGCCTGGACAAGGCTCTCAAGGACGTGGAGAACCTTGTTGTTGATCTCAAGAGCTCATCCCGCCGAAGAGATGATGAGACTCGTCGCATTAGCGACGAAGTGAAGTCACTGAAGGATGCCATTCCCAAGGCCCTTGAAGGTGCCCGAGAAGGCAACGAGAATCGACTGAAGGAACTCGGCACTGAGCTCAAGAGTTTGAAGACCTTGCTGAGCAACCGacttggtggtggtggagctACCCCTATTGCTGGCAGGACCGTTGGGTCTACTTCCATCCCCAGTACTCCTCGCCCGGCACCGGAAGAGACCCCGGCCACTTCCCCCCTTCCTGCCGCAACCAACACCTCGGCTGCTACTGTGGCTCCACCTGAACAGGAGCCGACCCCTACCGCTATCCCAGCGAGCACAAGCCAGAGCCCTAACCCCCTCTCGCAACTTGGTCGCTCTGCGTCCATCCCGGCATGGCAAATGGCCGCGGCCAATCGATCCAAGGCCAATTCGCAGTCGAGTACACCTGTTACACCTGCCGAAAACACTGCTAGCCCGAGCCTGGAGCAGAGTGCTCCTTCCAGTTAA
- a CDS encoding peroxisomal membrane anchor protein conserved region-domain-containing protein, with product MPSPTRSSHRAASPSAPSSSRHHRSRHSHSHRHRPRESSRSRSPHRSDRHRSDRHHRCGEDKDRGHLERRHRDAPSKPIVLPYQARELSGRDLKVYEPMFGMYLDIQKGKYIEDLSEDEVRGRWKSFTQKWNRGELAEGWYDPVTLDKARRSAEEEPAAGPRGGRESPDYTRGQRATGKAPRDPPVGNDDEDDDDEYGPSLPQAGSGRGGPQVGPTIPTMQDLELKRESAMEDAIAARGESRDQYHAEIRSHKSEMRYLQDEIAPRAEAGTRERQLEKRREVALSNRAFADARGGSPEAARDEDLMGGGDEFSTLKREKEKDQRKKNEREIRREEILRARTAEREERAQAYRQKEQETMSFLQALAKQRFG from the exons ATGCCTTCACCAACTCGCTCATCGCACCGAGCTGCCTCTCCCTCTGCTCCAAGCTCAAGCCGCCATCACCGCAGCCGCCACAGCCATTCCCACCGCCACCGACCCCGAGAGAGCTCGCGCTCACGGTCTCCACACCGATCTGACAGACATAGATCAGACCGTCACCACCGTTGTGGCGAGGACAAAGACCGCGGACACCTCGAGCGACGACATAGAGATGCCCCGTCGAAACCAATCGTGCTCCCTTACCAAGCGCGCGAGCTCTCAGGGCGTGACCTGAAGGTTTACGAGCCTATGTTTGGCATGTACTTGGATATTCAAAAAGGAAAATATATCGAAGACTTGAGTGAAGATGAGGTGAGGGGGCGGTGGAAGAGTTTCACACAAAAATG GAACCGTGGAGAACTCGCGGAGGGATGGTATGATCCCGTCACACTTGACAAAGCACGCCGGAgtgcagaagaagaaccgGCAGCTGGCCCTAGAGGCGGACGCGAATCGCCTGATTACACGCGGGGCCAGCGAGCGACTGGCAAAGCCCCACGGGATCCTCCAGTAGGCAatgacgatgaggatgacgatgacgagtACGGGCCTAGTCTCCCACAAGCTGGCTCAGGGAGAGGCGGTCCACAAGTAGGCCCTACAATCCCAACCATGCAAGATCTTGAGCTCAAACGAG AATCTGCTATGGAGGATGCGATCGCTGCTCGCGGTGAGTCACGCGATCAATACCATGCTGAAATTCGTTCGCATAAGTCCGAAATGCGTTATCTCCAGGACGAGATTGCCCCGCGGGCTGAGGCGGGCACTCGGGAGAGACAGCTCGAGAAGCGACGAGAAGTTGCTTTGAGCAACCGTGCATTCGCGGACGCGCGTGGTGGCTCGCCAGAGGCAGCTCGGGATGAAGATTTAATGGGAGGGGGCGATGAGTTTTCTACCTTGAAGcgggagaaggagaaagacCAGCGTAAGAAGAACGAGCGTGAGATCCGGAGAGAAGAGATTCTTCGTGCGCGTACAGCGGAGCGAGAAGAACGTGCGCAGGCTTATCGACAGAAGGAGCAGGAGACTATGAGCTTCTTGCAGGCTCTGGCAAAGCAGCGATTTGGCTGA
- a CDS encoding PrpF protein produces MFKQLSRLPCRSTFTPLAPGSRRYLQTKKQHYLPAAYYRGGTSRAVFFKQEDLPPNRTDWAPIFRSVIGSPDPHGRQLDGLGGGISSLSKVCVVGAPTHAEADVDYTFISLGIENTDVDYSSNCGNMSSAVGPFAVDAHVFPLQNLNPDSASVRIHNTNTGKIIRSSFPVVDGEAAASGDFAIDGVAGTAARVQLDFIDPAGSVTGKLLPTGNVVDTFDGIGATCIDVGNPCVFVQALDLGVSGNLTPDEITAHSDLLLRLESIRRQAGVKMGIVDEIGAVPGSVPKICIVATPSPTDSRDIKQRQTSADVDLLARAISVGQPHQAVPITVALSLAAAARVPQSTVAGVVDKNPVDSAGITIGHASGNLLVGADFDVDGALTSATVFSTARRLFEGRILWKKIN; encoded by the coding sequence ATGTTCAAACAACTATCTCGCCTACCATGCCGGTCAACCTTCACCCCACTGGCACCCGGTAGCCGGCGATATCTCCAAACCAAAAAGCAACATTACCTGCCAGCAGCTTACTACCGCGGCGGCACCTCACGCGCAGTCTTCTTCAAGCAAGAAGACCTGCCCCCAAACAGAACAGACTGGGCCCCCATATTCCGCAGTGTGATTGGCAGTCCAGATCCCCATGGTCGACAGCTAGACGGACTAGGAGGTGGAATATCTAGCCTCTCGAAGGTCTGCGTCGTCGGCGCACCAACACACGCCGAAGCCGACGTCGATTATACTTTCATCTCGCTCGGTATCGAGAACACCGACGTTGACTATTCCAGTAATTGCGGGAACATGAGTTCTGCCGTCGGCCCCTTCGCCGTCGATGCACATGTGTTCCCCTTGCAGAATCTCAACCCGGATTCAGCCTCGGTACGCATCCACAACACCAACACCGGCAAGATCATccgttcttcttttcctGTTGTCGATGGCGAAGCTGCCGCCAGCGGGGACTTTGCTATAGACGGTGTCGCGGGTACAGCGGCCCGTGTCCAGCTCGACTTTATCGACCCCGCCGGCTCGGTTACGGGGAAACTCCTGCCTACCGGCAATGTCGTCGATACCTTTGATGGAATCGGAGCTACGTGCATTGACGTCGGGAATCCGTGTGTCTTTGTGCAGGCGCTTGATCTTGGAGTGAGTGGGAATTTGACTCCTGATGAGATCACTGCTCATTCAGATTTACTGCTGCGTTTGGAGTCGATTCGTCGGCAGGCGGGCGTTAAGATGGGTATTGTGGATGAGATTGGGGCGGTTCCTGGTAGTGTACCTAAGATCTGTATCGTGGCAACTCCATCTCCAACCGATTCCAGGGATATCAAACAGCGACAGACGTCTGCTGATGTTGATCTTTTGGCTCGTGCGATTTCGGTTGGACAGCCACATCAGGCAGTCCCGATTACTGTCGCTTTGTcgcttgctgctgctgctcgtGTGCCGCAGAGTACAGTGGCTGGCGTTGTGGATAAGAATCCCGTCGACAGTGCTGGCATCACTATTGGTCATGCCAGTGGGAACCTGCTGGTTGGTGCAGATTTCGATGTAGACGGAGCGTTGACCTCCGCTACAGTCTTTAGTACAGCGCGTCGTTTGTTTGAGGGCCGCATTTTATGGAAGAAAATTAACTGA
- a CDS encoding Kinetochore protein Ndc80 — protein MSQDTGLFSIKRSRETLGSVQNFSAIPQPQSALKRASSIGFQNPPFSSQNHRTSLMGSTGRPQQPNFTRMSIGGPYGADAGLSSVRRSVSSNMFSGASASRQSYAPGSLSSNPAIPQNPQRRSSVFSRPSTGGGPMGHQSFFTQVPTVAGVPRDPRPLRDRSFQARIGQELLEYLTIHGFELEMKHSLGQNTLRSPTQKDFNYIFQWLYHRIDPGYKFQKAMDSEVPPILKQLRYPYEKGITKSQIAAVGGQNWSTFLGMLHWLMQLAQMMDRYQSGEYDDACAEAGVDVTGDRIIFRFLTQAYHDWLQGGEDEDDDTAEKRLIPHVENMSREFAQGNERYVQEMEALETENRALRDQIEEVEKSAPDIAKLDKHFRILEDDKRKFEDYNQNVKGKIEKYETRIKFLDTEIQKTDTDLQATESERSDLQASVDRQGITIQDIDRMNSERERLQKNLEDTVARLEEAHARVMEKEAEASQKLEDLEQIVKAYNTLGYQTSLIPAAAENAKGQNYELRLHINESNFSASQIGGPPNRISPEGDRLLAEPFTGYHPAHLLSLDLRGSVRNSLQSLRKEINERRKQGIDDDLERRNLLDNIKEAMDEKRSEVEALEHRRRAAEEEFERTKEITTTQKLASDAQIEKMEKELAKMRATLSDSVQLMEQREMNTNIEYEQLTLRANSLREELHTNVETMLNDVIRFKVHVQKGLEDYESFVVDEVEQELGGDEVFEEEL, from the exons ATGTCGCAAGACACTGGGCTTTTCAGCATTAAACGCTCCCGAGAA ACTCTTGGGAGTGTGCAGAATTTCTCTGCCATCCCCCAACCGCAGTCGGCACTGAAGCGCGCAAGCTCTATCGGATTCCAAAACCCCCCGTTCAGCTCACAGAACCACCGAACTTCCTTGATGGGCTCCACTGGTCGCCCGCAGCAGCCCAACTTTACGCGCATGTCAATTGGTGGACCATATGGCGCTGATGCCGGTCTTTCATCTGTTCGTCGATCAGTGTCAAGCAATATGTTCAGTGGAGCTAGTGCCAGTCGGCAAAGCTACGCTCCAGGGTCTCTTTCCTCCAATCCTGCGATTCCTCAAAACCCACAGCGCAGAAGCAGTGTGTTTTCGCGACCATCCACGGGAGGAGGGCCGATGGGACATCAGTCGTTCTTCACTCAAGTTCCCACTGTTGCTGGTGTTCCCAGGGACCCGCGCCCTCTCAGAGACCGATCTTTCCAGGCACGAATTGGTCAGGAACTGTTAGAGTACTTGACTATTCATGGCTTTGAGTTGGAAATGAAACACTCCTTGGGTCAGAACACTCTTCGCTCGCCGACCCAGAAGGATTTCAACTATATCTTCCAGTGGCTATACCATCGAATCGATCCAGGATACAAGTTCCAAAAAGCAATGGACTCCGAAGTACCGCCAATCCTGAAACAGCTAAGATACCCGTATGAGAAAGGCATTACAAAGTCGCAAATCGCGGCCGTTGGTGGCCAGAACTGGTCGACCTTTCTCGGAATGCTACATTGGTTAATGCAATTGGCACAGATGATGGATCGTTATCAGTCCGGTGAGTATGATGATGCCTGCGCCGAGGCGGGTGTCGATGTCACTGGTGATCGCATTATTTTTCGGTTTCTCACTCAAGCCTACCACGATTGGCTGCAGGGTGgtgaagacgaggatgatgacaCCGCAGAGAAGCGGTTGATTCCGCATGTCGAAAACATGTCGCGAGAATTCGCTCAGGGAAATGAGCGGTACGTCCAGGAAATGGAGGCCTTAGAGACGGAGAACCGGGCTCTCCGCGACCAAATtgaagaagtggagaagAGTGCTCCCGACATCGCCAAGTTGGACAAGCACTTCCGTATCTTGGAGGATGACAAGAGGAAATTTGAGGATTATAACCAGAACGTCAAAGGCAAAATTGAAAAATACGAGACTCGCATCAAGTTCCTCGACACGGAGATTCAAAAAACCGATACCGATCTTCAGGCCACTGAATCTGAACGCTCCGATCTGCAGGCTAGTGTTGATCGCCAAGGTATCACTATCCAGGATATCGACCGCATGAACTCTGAGCGAGAACGTCTACAGAAGAATCTCGAAGACACTGTGGCTCGCCTAGAAGAGGCCCATGCCCGTGTCATGGAGAAGGAAGCGGAAGCCAGCCAAAAACTAGAAGATCTGGAACAGATCGTGAAAGCTTACAATACTCTTGGCTACCAAACTAGCTTGATTCCCGCGGCTGCTGAGAATGCCAAGGGCCAAAATTATGAGCTTCGCCTGCACATCAATGAGAGTAACTTCTCCGCTAGCCAGATTGGTGGTCCTCCCAACCGAATTTCTCCCGAGGGGGATCGCCTATTGGCGGAACCTTTCACTGGCTACCACCCTGCGCATTTGCTCAGTCTGGATCTACGGGGCTCTGTCCGAAACAGTCTGCAATCACTCCGGAAAGAGATCAATGAACGACGGAAGCAAGGGATCGATGACGACCTTGAACGTCGCAATCTTCTCGACAACATCAAAGAGGCAATGGATGAGAAACGAAGCGAGGTCGAGGCCCTGGAGCATCGACGCCGAGCAGCAGAGGAAGAGTTCGAACGAACAAAGGAAATCACGACCACTCAGAAGCTGGCCTCCGATGCCCAAATTGAGAAGATGGAGAAGGAGTTGGCGAAGATGCGCGCTACTCTCAGTGACAGTGTGCAGTTGATGGAGCAGCGCGAGATGAATACCAATATCGAATATGAGCAACTGACGCTTCGAGCAAATTCTCTGCGCGAGGAGTTGCACACTAATGTCGAAACAATGCTTAACGACGTGATTCGCTTCAAAGTACATGTTCAAAAAGGCCTTGAGGACTACGAAAGCTTTGTCGTTGACGAGGTGGAACAAGAGcttggtggtgatgaagTTTTTGAAGAGGAACTTTGA
- a CDS encoding C6 transcription factor produces MSRCLRPGRILPFGRRPAASRISFFPYRSEAHFSRPTWTQFTQKTRNDLREINFPDEVLFLRQYNLIKHPRLRHDQKRHIEEWMPLLRDCIPPRIAKSPDVVQPAGQPRRLRPLRESEHELDRTHALLGCLWDGRIHFEFHLLANLGFAHHEWSNVQALLNSLIDTYELLAPHMPPKHPSPGLDWNRPFRVRRRDESTSDPVSPITEEVSLSKLTGGTKSTSPWKWSHLKPIPSDNISLDTLTVEPAPRFFGERILAEILANLGSLVLFAARSRSVDSKHAMSCVFRTLARLHHAGMISDRVYQYPKPDASQIVFRPPALHLLSNSIMSVLSDAAWHEHETTVAAAAAGAGKPSPFIPYTPGIRELGPEIWLELILWCCVEHGFCRTGTLLVHQMTRFSEWKAESWAPLINDLDTVQQTNVSIEQSWRRPGQTVKPPTLKGQDKAPFNGLGYRTISSEVVASLRSGLANKAYVGMGDRGYLPEDLTNLSAPLTKLIDPPVSSRQELRPTNKFTNWHIARILASGCLKPSSDPVSFEHLLRSQNNVVPPWEGNELSLAQVLNGKTRAQFYDESAAMTGLIEFNLNYYARDKQSGRLFHEYAWLQNIADASKAQHIQKFFERISQASDEEASFLFDFKSFEPQDISQSSIPQLSCATFANLLDVATTTHAFDFGQQLLLDNDIDGPAIPQSAYRNQALAPSILRFAAATGNVELGERVIGSLAIPLSVNTIKSLVNFSIARKDWKRVVLMLNFLTEHRAKSWGYINIGVLASAVIRLDATVRHKTAAGTLTQVDTEDLNQATDILLRLFRGEWHANSTREKVRNFQLRTLSRMHRVLSVIPGPLPDILKQVEAPREITGRHKATLIPPTTFHEIFAAVVETQGAVAGKQLWDKVCVDWVSPKRQLQSPGGVARLLFSDERANSHGSPGWDADYINHVRSKATIADLNTVRILARSAVREYAESVKETTDGRLRGRNPSPKTPQPKTTDSLKTASSPSSPSSSSFVYDSTVPYSPSISRKEYPYQLKSGKMPQTELESILDFCLETFLKFGLPEDQVDIEIPGHMRRMQLRKVFSSPTRRPVRMRIKYNRSDPFMRSHWPKELAESLPKPELAPEPEPKWPCDNHKI; encoded by the coding sequence ATGAGCAGGTGCTTGCGCCCCGGCCGCATCCTGCCATTCGGTCGCAGGCCAGCTGCTTCACGCATCTCTTTCTTCCCATATCGATCCGAGGCTCATTTCTCTCGGCCCACGTGGACTCAATTTACCCAGAAAACTCGCAATGACCTGAGAGAGATTAATTTCCCAGATGAAGTTCTTTTCCTACGCCAATACAATTTAATCAAACACCCTCGCCTCAGGCATGACCAGAAGAGACATATTGAGGAATGGATGCCATTGCTGAGGGATTGTATTCCACCAAGAATCGCCAAATCACCAGACGTCGTCCAACCTGCAGGCCAGCCCAGGCGGCTTCGACCACTCCGCGAATCCGAACATGAGCTTGATCGGACCCACGCTCTACTGGGGTGCCTATGGGATGGAAGGATTCATTTCGAATTTCACCTTCTTGCAAATCTTGGATTTGCACACCATGAGTGGTCTAATGTGCAGGCTCTTCTAAACAGCTTGATTGACACCTATGAATTGCTAGCTCCTCATATGCCCCCTAAACACCCTTCGCCTGGGCTTGATTGGAACAGACCATTTCGCGTGCGCCGCAGAGATGAGTCAACTTCTGATCCGGTGTCTCCCATCACCGAGGAGGTCTCCCTCAGCAAGCTCACGGGAGGCACAAAATCAACATCTCCTTGGAAATGGTCTCATCTAAAACCTATTCCATCAGACAACATTTCTCTTGATACTCTGACGGTGGAACCTGCCCCAAGGTTTTTTGGAGAGAGAATCTTGGCTGAAATACTCGCAAACCTTGGCTCTCTAGTTTTGTTTGCTGCGCGCAGTCGATCAGTCGATTCGAAGCATGCAATGTCCTGTGTATTCCGAACTCTTGCCCGTTTACACCATGCAGGCATGATCTCTGACAGAGTTTATCAATATCCGAAACCAGATGCCAGTCAGATTGTATTTCGCCCGCCAGCGCTCCATCTATTGTCAAATTCTATAATGAGCGTTTTGTCCGACGCGGCATGGCATGAACATGAAACAACAGTGGCTGCAGCAGCCGCTGGTGCAGGAAAGCCGTCACCTTTCATTCCCTATACACCTGGAATCCGAGAGCTGGGTCCCGAAATCTGGCTTGAGCTCATTCTATGGTGTTGTGTGGAACATGGGTTCTGCAGAACGGGCACGCTGCTGGTGCATCAAATGACTCGGTTTAGTGAATGGAAGGCTGAGAGTTGGGCGCCTCTAATAAATGACCTTGATACAGTACAACAAACTAATGTCAGTATCGAGCAATCTTGGCGTCGACCAGGCCAAACCGTGAAACCTCCAACACTCAAGGGTCAGGACAAAGCACCATTCAATGGACTTGGATACCGCACTATCAGCTCTGAGGTGGTTGCATCGCTACGGAGTGGCTTGGCGAACAAAGCTTATGTGGGAATGGGAGATCGTGGATACCTTCCTGAGGATCTCACCAATTTATCAGCCCCTCTGACTAAACTTATTGACCCTCCCGTGTCCAGCCGTCAGGAGCTTCGGCCAACAAACAAGTTCACCAATTGGCACATTGCACGGATATTGGCCTCGGGCTGTTTGAAGCCATCCTCTGATCCTGTTTCCTTCGAGCATCTCCTAAGGTCCCAGAACAATGTTGTTCCTCCGTGGGAAGGGAATGAGTTAAGCCTGGCACAAGTGTTGAATGGGAAAACGCGGGCCCAATTCTATGATGAATCGGCAGCTATGACTGGCCTGATTGAATTTAATCTCAATTATTATGCTCGGGACAAGCAAAGTGGACGCCTTTTCCACGAGTATGCTTGGCTCCAAAATATTGCCGATGCAAGCAAGGCTCAGCACATCCAAAAGTTCTTTGAACGGATAAGCCAAGCCAGCGATGAAGaagcttcttttttgtttgatTTCAAATCTTTCGAGCCTCAAGATATCTCTCAATCGTCCATCCCGCAGCTATCATGCGCCACTTTTGCCAATCTCCTTGATGTGGCGACAACCACCCACGCGTTTGATTTTGGCCAACAACTACTCCTGGACAATGACATCGATGGCCCTGCCATCCCTCAAAGCGCATATCGAAATCAGGCCTTAGCGCCATCTATTCTTCGATTTGCAGCTGCCACTGGTAATGTCGAGCTCGGCGAGCGTGTCATCGGGTCGCTCGCGATCCCTCTTTCAGTGAACACCATTAAATCTTTGGTCAACTTCAGTATCGCACGCAAAGATTGGAAGCGTGTGGTGCTGATGCTTAACTTCCTGACCGAGCATCGGGCTAAATCCTGGGGCTACATCAATATCGGCGTACTGGCAAGTGCAGTAATTCGACTCGATGCCACCGTTAGACATAAGACAGCTGCTGGCACCTTGACCCAGGTAGATACAGAAGACCTGAACCAGGCCACAGACATCTTGCTCCGCCTTTTCCGCGGCGAGTGGCATGCTAATAGTACTCGTGAGAAAGTCAGGAACTTCCAGCTTCGAACACTCTCTCGTATGCACCGCGTACTCTCTGTCATCCCAGGCCCTCTACCGGACATCCTCAAGCAAGTGGAGGCACCTAGGGAAATCACCGGACGCCACAAGGCCACTTTGATCCCCCCAACCACCTTCCACGAGATCTTCGCTGCTGTCGTGGAGACGCAGGGTGCCGTCGCTGGCAAGCAGCTCTGGGACAAAGTCTGTGTCGACTGGGTATCTCCGAAGCGTCAGCTCCAATCTCCAGGCGGTGTTGCCCGGCTGCTGTTCAGCGACGAACGGGCCAATTCACACGGTTCCCCAGGATGGGACGCAGATTACATCAATCATGTCCGAAGCAAAGCCACGATAGCAGACCTCAACACCGTCCGCATCCTCGCACGAAGTGCCGTCCGAGAATATGCAGAAAGCGTCAAAGAAACCACGGACGGACGGCTCCGTGGCCGCAATCCCAGTCCCAAAACACCCCAACCCAAGACCACCGATTCTCTCAAGACCGcctcttctccctcttctccctcttcttcctccttcgTCTACGACTCCACTGTCCCATATTCACCCTCCATCTCCCGTAAGGAATACCCTTACCAACTAAAGTCCGGCAAGATGCCACAAACAGAGCTCGAGTCCATTCTTGACTTCTGTCTGGAGACGTTCCTCAAATTCGGACTCCCGGAAGACCAAGTCGACATCGAGATTCCCGGCCACATGCGCCGCATGCAGCTTAGAAAGGTATTTTCTTCGCCCACGCGCAGGCCAGTTAGGATGCGGATCAAGTACAACAGGTCCGATCCTTTCATGCGATCTCACTGGCCAAAGGAATTGGCAGAGTCTTTGCCGAAGCCGGAGCTGGCACCGGAGCCAGAGCCGAAGTGGCCTTGTGATAATCACAAGATCTAG